A region of Arabidopsis thaliana chromosome 5, partial sequence DNA encodes the following proteins:
- a CDS encoding Interleukin-1 receptor-associated kinase 4 protein (Interleukin-1 receptor-associated kinase 4 protein; CONTAINS InterPro DOMAIN/s: Protein kinase-like domain (InterPro:IPR011009); BEST Arabidopsis thaliana protein match is: Protein kinase superfamily protein (TAIR:AT5G11400.2); Has 983 Blast hits to 853 proteins in 31 species: Archae - 0; Bacteria - 0; Metazoa - 0; Fungi - 0; Plants - 983; Viruses - 0; Other Eukaryotes - 0 (source: NCBI BLink).) — MGNIVKPFKQQPSSFAYQPLTVPLIPEVEAQSENLRVFSFKEWMKATKKSRQDRVVIRDDHYIRSFYKGYIDNTTFAPSRTKTGTPVSVVEYLHGSSQALQEWVLLVGSQDRSTALKNQSSDWTGSFLPDNYKIGEIIDPRIGSDYPVDAATKIVTLIQRCTNRDKKKRPLMQEVLDALNYIAGIRS; from the exons ATGGGAAACATTGTCAAGCCTTTCAAGCaacaaccttcttcttttgcttacCAGCCTCTCACCGTCCCTCTAATTCCAG AAGTGGAGGCACAAAGCGAGAATCTGAGAGTCTTCAGTTTCAAGGAATGGATGAAAGCAACGAAGAAATCCAGACAAGACAGGGTCGTAATTCGCGATGATCACTATATTCGATCATTCTACAAGGGCTACATCGATAACACCACATTTGCACCATCAAGAACTAAAACCGGTACCCCTGTTTCTGTTGTCGAATATCTTCATGGCAGTTCACAGGCTCTACAAGAGTGGGTG CTTTTAGTTGGTTCACAAGATAGATCAACAGCTTTGAAGAATCAAAGCTCAGATTGGACTGGGTCTTTCTTGCCCGATAATTATAAGATTGGGGAAATAATCGACCCCCGAATAGGAAGCGATTATCCTGTGGATGCGGCCACAAAGATTGTCACACTCATCCAAAGATGCACCAATCGGGACAAGAAGAAACGACCATTGATGCAAGAAGTTTTGGATGCTCTGAATTATATTGCAGGGATTAGGTCCTAA
- a CDS encoding Interleukin-1 receptor-associated kinase 4 protein (Interleukin-1 receptor-associated kinase 4 protein; BEST Arabidopsis thaliana protein match is: Protein kinase superfamily protein (TAIR:AT5G11400.2); Has 3084 Blast hits to 2897 proteins in 59 species: Archae - 0; Bacteria - 0; Metazoa - 0; Fungi - 0; Plants - 3084; Viruses - 0; Other Eukaryotes - 0 (source: NCBI BLink).) → MGNIVKPFKQQPSSFAYQPLTVPLIPEVEAQSENLRVFSFKEWMKATKKSRQDRVVIRDDHYIRSFYKGYIDNTTFAPSRTKTGTPVSVVEYLHGSSQALQEWVDIFGVILLELLVGSQDRSTALKNQSSDWTGSFLPDNYKIGEIIDPRIGSDYPVDAATKIVTLIQRCTNRDKKKRPLMQEVLDALNYIAGIRS, encoded by the exons ATGGGAAACATTGTCAAGCCTTTCAAGCaacaaccttcttcttttgcttacCAGCCTCTCACCGTCCCTCTAATTCCAG AAGTGGAGGCACAAAGCGAGAATCTGAGAGTCTTCAGTTTCAAGGAATGGATGAAAGCAACGAAGAAATCCAGACAAGACAGGGTCGTAATTCGCGATGATCACTATATTCGATCATTCTACAAGGGCTACATCGATAACACCACATTTGCACCATCAAGAACTAAAACCGGTACCCCTGTTTCTGTTGTCGAATATCTTCATGGCAGTTCACAGGCTCTACAAGAGTGGGTG GACATATTTGGCGTGATCTTGCTTGAGCTTTTAGTTGGTTCACAAGATAGATCAACAGCTTTGAAGAATCAAAGCTCAGATTGGACTGGGTCTTTCTTGCCCGATAATTATAAGATTGGGGAAATAATCGACCCCCGAATAGGAAGCGATTATCCTGTGGATGCGGCCACAAAGATTGTCACACTCATCCAAAGATGCACCAATCGGGACAAGAAGAAACGACCATTGATGCAAGAAGTTTTGGATGCTCTGAATTATATTGCAGGGATTAGGTCCTAA
- a CDS encoding Interleukin-1 receptor-associated kinase 4 protein (Interleukin-1 receptor-associated kinase 4 protein; LOCATED IN: cellular_component unknown; EXPRESSED IN: 6 plant structures; EXPRESSED DURING: 4 anthesis, C globular stage, petal differentiation and expansion stage; BEST Arabidopsis thaliana protein match is: Protein kinase superfamily protein (TAIR:AT5G11400.2); Has 3076 Blast hits to 2913 proteins in 60 species: Archae - 0; Bacteria - 0; Metazoa - 0; Fungi - 0; Plants - 3076; Viruses - 0; Other Eukaryotes - 0 (source: NCBI BLink).) — MGNIVKPFKQQPSSFAYQPLTVPLIPVEAQSENLRVFSFKEWMKATKKSRQDRVVIRDDHYIRSFYKGYIDNTTFAPSRTKTGTPVSVVEYLHGSSQALQEWVDIFGVILLELLVGSQDRSTALKNQSSDWTGSFLPDNYKIGEIIDPRIGSDYPVDAATKIVTLIQRCTNRDKKKRPLMQEVLDALNYIAGIRS, encoded by the exons ATGGGAAACATTGTCAAGCCTTTCAAGCaacaaccttcttcttttgcttacCAGCCTCTCACCGTCCCTCTAATTCCAG TGGAGGCACAAAGCGAGAATCTGAGAGTCTTCAGTTTCAAGGAATGGATGAAAGCAACGAAGAAATCCAGACAAGACAGGGTCGTAATTCGCGATGATCACTATATTCGATCATTCTACAAGGGCTACATCGATAACACCACATTTGCACCATCAAGAACTAAAACCGGTACCCCTGTTTCTGTTGTCGAATATCTTCATGGCAGTTCACAGGCTCTACAAGAGTGGGTG GACATATTTGGCGTGATCTTGCTTGAGCTTTTAGTTGGTTCACAAGATAGATCAACAGCTTTGAAGAATCAAAGCTCAGATTGGACTGGGTCTTTCTTGCCCGATAATTATAAGATTGGGGAAATAATCGACCCCCGAATAGGAAGCGATTATCCTGTGGATGCGGCCACAAAGATTGTCACACTCATCCAAAGATGCACCAATCGGGACAAGAAGAAACGACCATTGATGCAAGAAGTTTTGGATGCTCTGAATTATATTGCAGGGATTAGGTCCTAA
- a CDS encoding FBD / Leucine Rich Repeat domains containing protein (FBD / Leucine Rich Repeat domains containing protein; FUNCTIONS IN: molecular_function unknown; INVOLVED IN: biological_process unknown; LOCATED IN: endomembrane system; CONTAINS InterPro DOMAIN/s: FBD (InterPro:IPR013596), FBD-like (InterPro:IPR006566), Leucine-rich repeat 2 (InterPro:IPR013101); BEST Arabidopsis thaliana protein match is: Protein with RNI-like/FBD-like domains (TAIR:AT5G56410.1); Has 1807 Blast hits to 1807 proteins in 277 species: Archae - 0; Bacteria - 0; Metazoa - 736; Fungi - 347; Plants - 385; Viruses - 0; Other Eukaryotes - 339 (source: NCBI BLink).) codes for MEKSKRMELFIDRNLPACVSSLSVHLINLNVSNFGQTKLAYNDHIFGHLVHGSRISGFGLVCQVVWSLKLKDEIFVDVPRMVCLPSLKTLHLKGVMYVDEGSLQRLLSNCSLLEELVVERCNGANMRKFAVIIPQSSLSYLIVNMPKLEEADIARGSHDVKKLLKSISSVKRLSLYLEVNNNEDLYGDDIVFNELEHLKFRISRAVPRSMANVVGDSMDTLFCWKQMIDVPQCLLSSLQTFKWRTYFPTEEEKGLATYILAKSCRLKTARILIVSKLDPQKELEMKNELLSSCGSTTCNLDLVFKQFNDLL; via the exons ATGGAGAAAAGCAAGAGGATGGAGCTTTTTATTGACAGGAATCTGCCAGCTTGTGTCTCAAGTCTATCTGTTCATCTAATCAACCTAAATGTATCAAATTTTGG GCAAACCAAGCTTGCATACAACGATCATATCTTCGGTCACCTTGTTCACGGATCGAGGATATCCGGTTTCGGACTTGTTTGTCAAGTAGTCTGGTCATTGAAACTGAAAGACGAGATTTTCGTGGACGTTCCTCGTATGGTTTGTCTCCCCTCCTTGAAAACTTTGCACCTTAAAGGTGTGATGTATGTAGATGAAGGATCTCTTCAACGGCTTTTATCCAATTGCTCTCTTCTCGAAGAACTGGTTGTTGAACGATGTAATGGTGCCAATATGAGAAAGTTTGCCGTTATCATCCC TCAGAGTAGTCTCTCGTATTTAATTGTGAATATGCCTAAGTTGGAGGAGGCCGATATCGCTCGTGGATCTCATGATGTCAAGAAGCTTCTCAAATCTATCTCTTCTGTCAAACGTCTTTCGTTATATTTAGAAGTCAACAATAATGAG GATCTATATGGTGATGATATTGTCTTTAACGAGCTTGAGCATCTCAAGTTTCGCATAAGCAGAGCCGTGCCAAGGTCAATG GCAAACGTTGTAGGAGATAGTATGGAtacattgttttgttggaaGCAAATGATTGATGTCCCTCAATGTTTGTTGTCGAGTCTCCAAACTTTCAAGTGGAGAACTTATTTTccaacagaagaagagaaaggtcTGGCGACATATATCTTGGCAAAATCTTGCCGATTAAAGACTGCGAGAATCTTGATTGTTTCAAAGTTGGATCCACAAAAGGAGCTTGAGATGAAGAATGAGTTATTGTCTTCATGTGGTTCAACCACATGCAACCTCGACCTCGTATTCAAACAATTCAACGATCTTCTTTGa